CTGCCGCGATGCTCAAGGCGGGCATCATCCTTTGCGGCCTTGTTCCGCTGTTACTGGTTTTCAAATCAGGCGCACAACCAAGTGCAATGGGTTATGCGGCATTCGCAGTCGCCGCTGTTCTTGGATACATGGGCTGGAACAACAGTTTGTCAAATCCTTCACGCAGCGAGCCCGGCGGTTTCTGGAACATCCTTTTGGTTGCGTCCGGCGCAGTAGCTTGCGTAGGAGTATTTCTCGGCCAAAGTGTTGGCGTGTGGAATATTCTTTTTTGCCTGCTCATGCCGGTATTGACCATCATTCATGCCCGTATGTCGCCCAACAATGCGACTGCAAGACACATCGTACTGCCGGTCCTATTTGGGTCTATTTTCATGTTTTCGGCCGCGGCACTGGGCAATGTGGAGGCAGGTGCCTTTCCAGCTATAATCGGTGCTCTATTTGTCGCGGTAGTCCGGGCTACTCTGGATATTGAAGAGGACTTCTTCGAGAACCATGCAGACAAGAAACACTTTGAGGTCGAAAATCACTATCGAAATCGCTTGGCTGTCACGGCAGTGATCTTCTTTTTGTTCGGCACAATCAGCTTGTGGCCGTGGCTGGGTGAAATCTACAGCCCAGCTTACTTTTACTTGCTGCTCTTTGGCGTGTTGATTCCCTTGGCCTTCTTTTGGGGGCGCATTCGCCAGCCCAAGATTGAAGGAGCCAAAAACGCACTTATTCGCTTCAATCGTATAGCCCCGATTCTCGGGATCATATACATTGTAGCTTTGGCTATTTCTTAAGACTTGAAGGTTCGCCTAACTCTGGTTTCAGCGTCACCACGGCGCCAGGAACTCCTCGCCAAGCTCCAAATCCCGTTCGACATTCTGCCCTCAAATGCCCACGAGCGCTGGGTCGGTGACTCAGTCACAGAGATCGCTAAACTCAATGCCGTCCGCAAAGTCAAGGCCTCCGAACTCTATGGCAAAAGCGGCAACTTGTTGCTCGGGGCGGATACAGTAATCGAATTTGACGGACGAGTCTATGGCAAGCCCTCCGGAATCCACGCGGCGAACAGGATGCTTGAGCTGTTTGCCGGGAATACGCACCGCGTGATTACGGGAATTTGCCTAGCAGTTTTCACCCGTACTGGAAGAGCAAACAAGACTGTCACTGATGCGGCTGTAAGTGAAGTTGTGTTTCACGACCTTACAAAAAAAGATATTCGCCATTATCTTCGAAGCGGCGAATGGCAAGGCAAA
This region of Calditrichota bacterium genomic DNA includes:
- the maf gene encoding septum formation protein Maf, giving the protein MKVRLTLVSASPRRQELLAKLQIPFDILPSNAHERWVGDSVTEIAKLNAVRKVKASELYGKSGNLLLGADTVIEFDGRVYGKPSGIHAANRMLELFAGNTHRVITGICLAVFTRTGRANKTVTDAAVSEVVFHDLTKKDIRHYLRSGEWQGKAGAYAIQGEGGKFVSAVRGDYENVVGLPLGLLREKLGSDFSDCNLL